A portion of the Pseudothermotoga sp. genome contains these proteins:
- a CDS encoding ABC transporter permease, with protein sequence MKRLRSIVEIVSITVLILFWQFVPVPTYLLPKPSQILFELLRNRDILLKHTIVTLYESLAGYSLAIVLGIVVASLMFLIRSVAKALLPIIVFTQTIPITVVAPIIVIWFGFGITTKIGIVAFLCFFPIVISTYEGFRTVDKEKLEFLKAHGAKWFQKLRYLYLPHTIPYTIAGMKIAVTYSLTAAVIAEWMGAQAGLGIYIIRALNSFRVDRVFTAVFIIIVFTLILFYTLHTLQRKLFPWAMRIEGGV encoded by the coding sequence ATGAAAAGATTGCGAAGTATCGTTGAGATCGTTTCGATAACTGTTTTGATACTTTTTTGGCAGTTCGTTCCAGTGCCAACGTACTTATTACCCAAGCCTTCTCAAATTTTGTTCGAGCTTTTGAGGAATAGAGATATCCTTTTGAAGCATACGATAGTAACGTTGTACGAATCACTCGCAGGCTATTCACTCGCCATCGTTCTGGGCATTGTTGTTGCTTCGCTGATGTTCTTGATCAGAAGCGTTGCTAAGGCTTTATTACCGATCATCGTGTTCACTCAAACGATACCCATCACCGTCGTTGCGCCGATCATAGTCATATGGTTCGGCTTTGGAATCACCACGAAGATAGGTATCGTAGCTTTCTTATGTTTCTTTCCCATCGTGATAAGCACCTACGAAGGCTTCAGAACTGTTGATAAAGAAAAGCTTGAATTTCTGAAAGCTCATGGTGCAAAGTGGTTTCAAAAACTGAGATATCTTTATTTACCGCACACCATACCTTACACGATTGCCGGTATGAAGATCGCCGTAACGTATTCTTTAACGGCTGCCGTCATAGCTGAATGGATGGGCGCGCAGGCAGGTTTAGGCATTTACATCATAAGAGCTTTGAATTCGTTCAGGGTGGATCGTGTCTTCACGGCCGTTTTCATCATCATCGTCTTCACATTGATTTTGTTCTACACTCTTCATACGCTTCAAAGAAAACTCTTTCCTTGGGCAATGAGGATCGAAGGAGGTGTTTGA